The following are from one region of the Methyloprofundus sedimenti genome:
- a CDS encoding transposase: MNSPKPELPEINKEDRTPLVDVLLEMLAWQQKQIDELAQEILKLKGETTKPKIKPSTMDKEGAPGSDDSSSKRKKGPRRSKKGNLKIDETQIIQPDEIPEGSRFKGYQDRVIQDITFQTHNIRYRLAEYITPEGLTILGQLPEDIQGGSFGKSLIAFILYQYHHQHVTQPLLLEQIRDLGVDISSGKLSYILTEDLDDFHAEKDELLKTGLSVSKYIHTDDTGARHKGQNGYCTHIGNDFFAWFSSTESKSRINFLNCLSQGKTTLYTLNTGAIEYMAQNKLSVVILATLENISVCINTAPDWCEWLDQQGIVKPRHRKIVTEGALMGGLLDQGISSDFSIISDDAGQFNVFDHALCWIHAERVINRLIPLNDSHTKAVDDARD, encoded by the coding sequence ATGAACTCGCCTAAACCTGAATTACCAGAGATAAACAAAGAAGATCGCACACCGCTAGTCGATGTGTTATTGGAAATGCTTGCCTGGCAACAAAAGCAGATTGATGAGTTAGCACAAGAGATACTCAAGCTTAAAGGCGAAACCACAAAGCCTAAAATCAAACCGAGTACAATGGATAAGGAGGGTGCCCCAGGAAGTGATGACTCCTCATCAAAAAGGAAAAAAGGCCCAAGGCGCAGTAAAAAAGGCAACCTCAAAATAGATGAAACCCAAATTATTCAGCCGGATGAAATCCCAGAGGGTTCACGCTTTAAAGGGTATCAGGATCGTGTTATTCAGGATATTACCTTTCAAACTCATAACATTCGTTATCGTTTAGCAGAATATATAACGCCAGAGGGTCTTACGATTTTAGGTCAGCTTCCCGAAGACATTCAGGGAGGTAGCTTTGGTAAAAGCCTTATTGCCTTTATTCTCTATCAATACCATCACCAACATGTCACACAGCCATTACTACTGGAACAAATTCGTGATTTAGGCGTCGATATTTCGAGCGGTAAGCTCAGTTATATACTAACAGAAGATCTGGACGACTTTCATGCCGAAAAAGATGAATTACTGAAGACGGGATTATCCGTTTCTAAATATATTCATACAGATGATACTGGCGCACGGCATAAAGGGCAAAATGGCTATTGCACACATATTGGCAATGATTTTTTTGCCTGGTTCAGTAGTACAGAAAGTAAAAGCAGAATCAATTTTTTAAACTGTCTATCACAAGGCAAAACAACGCTTTATACATTGAACACAGGTGCCATTGAATACATGGCACAAAATAAGCTGTCTGTTGTAATCTTGGCGACACTGGAAAATATCAGTGTCTGCATTAACACGGCACCTGACTGGTGCGAATGGCTGGATCAGCAAGGCATCGTTAAACCTCGGCACAGAAAAATAGTCACGGAAGGTGCTTTGATGGGAGGGCTGCTAGACCAAGGCATTTCCTCTGACTTTTCAATTATCAGTGATGATGCAGGGCAGTTTAACGTCTTTGATCATGCCTTGTGCTGGATCCATGCCGAACGAGTAATTAATCGCCTGATTCCTTTAAATGACAGCCATACCAAGGCAGTCGATGACGCACGCGACTAG
- a CDS encoding IS66 family transposase, translated as MLCSTKTCYETLNQALGRMGKNQHELLRVLDKPYLPLHNNLSERDIRDYVKKRKISGSTRSDAGRKARDTFASLKKTCRKHGMSFWGYLKSRLLKLEGIPPLSEVIRAAAASG; from the coding sequence ATCCTATGCAGCACCAAAACCTGTTACGAAACGCTTAACCAGGCTCTCGGGCGCATGGGGAAAAATCAACATGAACTCCTCCGTGTACTCGACAAACCCTACCTCCCACTTCATAACAATTTAAGCGAACGGGATATAAGGGATTACGTCAAGAAACGAAAAATCAGCGGGAGTACACGAAGTGATGCAGGGCGGAAAGCCCGTGATACTTTTGCCAGTCTCAAGAAGACCTGCCGAAAGCACGGCATGTCATTTTGGGGTTATTTAAAAAGTCGCTTACTGAAGTTAGAAGGGATTCCTCCGTTATCGGAAGTCATTCGTGCGGCCGCTGCCAGTGGATAA
- a CDS encoding IS110 family transposase produces MNTVGIDVSCKELVVVVMVNGKARKAKSFDNTPLGHQSIIQSLTKLKGETKVCIEAT; encoded by the coding sequence ATGAATACTGTCGGAATTGATGTGAGTTGCAAGGAATTAGTTGTTGTCGTCATGGTTAATGGTAAGGCACGTAAAGCGAAATCCTTTGATAATACCCCTTTAGGTCATCAATCAATTATTCAGTCTTTAACAAAACTTAAAGGAGAAACAAAGGTTTGCATCGAGGCAACGTAA
- a CDS encoding 4Fe4S-binding leucine-rich repeat protein, translated as MSKSSSNTPIADCSLCPFRSKTLLTGRCMPGDTCLTVASGRQIDRFFRINPQYAPQYLHDPFWERRAIAVRYSPLATLSAVMNDEDEVVRRAVAFRLPVHQLSQFIDDPDREVRMTVADRINPEKLELLANDVDYIVRLTVAKRLPPGRLFRFITDDDLQVRKAVAARLPEVSLGLMKHDKDPEVRRIIAERIADDEAIEFLNDEDWMVRYTAARHVPIYALDILLVDAEPDIRNLAEQRLNKTN; from the coding sequence ATGAGTAAATCTTCTTCAAATACACCCATTGCCGATTGTAGTTTGTGTCCTTTTCGATCTAAAACATTGCTTACCGGAAGATGTATGCCTGGCGATACCTGTTTGACTGTTGCAAGCGGTCGGCAGATTGACCGATTTTTTCGTATCAATCCACAGTATGCTCCACAGTATTTACACGATCCTTTTTGGGAAAGAAGAGCTATAGCCGTACGCTATTCGCCCCTGGCAACTTTATCGGCGGTCATGAATGATGAAGATGAAGTAGTCAGGCGTGCCGTGGCCTTTCGTTTACCTGTGCACCAGCTGAGTCAATTTATTGATGATCCCGATCGTGAGGTGAGAATGACTGTTGCGGATCGAATTAATCCGGAAAAACTGGAACTATTGGCGAATGATGTTGATTATATCGTGCGCTTGACCGTCGCAAAGCGATTGCCGCCCGGACGTTTATTCCGTTTTATTACCGATGACGATTTACAGGTTCGAAAAGCCGTAGCAGCGCGTTTGCCGGAAGTCAGCTTAGGGTTGATGAAACATGACAAAGACCCTGAAGTAAGGCGAATTATTGCGGAAAGAATTGCTGATGATGAAGCCATCGAGTTTCTAAATGATGAGGACTGGATGGTGCGCTATACTGCAGCCAGGCATGTACCCATATATGCATTGGATATCCTTTTAGTGGATGCTGAACCTGATATACGTAACCTTGCCGAACAAAGGTTAAATAAAACGAATTAG
- a CDS encoding 4Fe-4S binding protein encodes MALYIEQAECISCGDCEPVCPTRSIKEGAIVFEINKQTCNECQDTGYDVPECVRMCPIVNCILPLIE; translated from the coding sequence ATGGCCTTATATATTGAGCAAGCTGAATGTATATCCTGCGGTGACTGCGAACCAGTATGTCCTACTCGATCAATTAAAGAAGGGGCTATTGTTTTTGAAATTAACAAGCAAACCTGCAATGAGTGTCAAGACACCGGATATGATGTTCCTGAATGTGTACGTATGTGTCCTATTGTTAATTGTATTTTGCCTTTAATAGAGTAG
- a CDS encoding dinitrogenase iron-molybdenum cofactor N-terminal domain-containing protein — protein MNQSVLSRELALSIGLAARALPDIKPKQLINALVNSLKLPITEQKLKSLTLKSYQGALSKLLHKSYNLDLLRNSLAYLHSVEKTDLPEICRPPIKPYHDGDLPNSIRVAIVSEDGVHIDSAFTICEQVYIYQVSALKQQLIQIRVTDTPTAKKAIQKNHYRAELVQDCQVLYCSSIGGLAAAKVIKHGVHPLKVNSMAVITDILEQLQFVLLTSPPPWLAKAMGVVKDPLIHALEEKTL, from the coding sequence ATGAACCAGTCAGTTTTGTCGCGAGAATTGGCTTTGAGTATCGGGCTAGCTGCAAGAGCTTTGCCCGATATTAAACCTAAACAACTGATTAATGCTTTAGTTAATAGTCTCAAGCTTCCTATAACGGAACAAAAACTTAAGTCACTTACGCTTAAAAGTTATCAGGGTGCGCTGAGTAAGCTATTGCATAAATCTTACAATTTAGATCTGCTAAGAAACTCATTAGCCTATTTGCACTCAGTTGAAAAAACTGATCTTCCGGAAATTTGTAGACCGCCAATAAAACCTTATCATGACGGTGACTTGCCTAATTCAATACGTGTTGCTATTGTGAGTGAAGATGGTGTTCATATTGACAGTGCATTCACTATTTGCGAGCAAGTTTATATCTATCAGGTTTCAGCCTTGAAACAACAGCTCATTCAGATTCGAGTGACTGATACACCTACTGCAAAAAAAGCAATACAGAAAAATCACTATCGCGCCGAACTGGTTCAGGATTGTCAGGTGCTATATTGTTCATCCATTGGCGGATTAGCGGCAGCTAAAGTCATTAAACATGGTGTACATCCATTGAAAGTAAATAGTATGGCAGTTATCACTGACATACTTGAGCAATTACAATTTGTTTTGTTAACATCCCCGCCGCCCTGGTTAGCAAAAGCCATGGGTGTGGTTAAGGATCCTTTAATCCATGCGCTAGAGGAAAAAACGCTATGA
- the nifD gene encoding nitrogenase molybdenum-iron protein alpha chain, with protein sequence MSALTKEETEALIQEVLEVYPEKAKKDRAKHLAVNDQSLEKSNKCITSNRKSLPGVMTIRGCAYAGSKGVVWGPIKDMIHISHGPVGCGQYSRAGRRNYYVGTTGVNTFGTMNFTSDFQEKDIVFGGDKKLAKLIDEIEVLFPLNKGISIQSECPIGLIGDDIEAVAKQKKKEHGKTVVPVRCEGFRGVSQSLGHHIANDAIRDWVLENRDGDESFATTPYDIAVIGDYNIGGDAWASRTILEEMGLRVVAQWSGDGTIAEIEKTPKVKLNLIHCYRSMNYIARHMEEKYNIPWIEYNFFGPTKIAESLRAIAAHFDDTIKEGAEKVIKRYESEYEAVIAKYKPRLQGKRVMLYIGGLRPRHVIGAYEDLGMEVVGTGYEFGHGDDYDRTIKEMGNATLLYDDVTGFEFEEFVKKVQPDLVGSGVKEKYIFQKMGVPFRQMHSWDYSGPYHGYDGFAIFARDMDMTINNPCWSNVIAPWHKKAASDEAVIAASA encoded by the coding sequence ATGTCTGCTTTAACAAAAGAAGAAACAGAAGCGCTGATTCAGGAAGTATTGGAAGTTTATCCTGAGAAAGCGAAAAAAGATCGTGCTAAACATTTAGCCGTCAATGATCAAAGTCTTGAGAAATCAAATAAATGTATTACTTCCAACCGTAAATCTCTACCTGGCGTTATGACCATTCGTGGTTGTGCGTATGCGGGATCCAAAGGGGTTGTTTGGGGACCTATTAAAGATATGATTCATATCTCTCATGGTCCGGTGGGTTGTGGTCAGTATTCTCGTGCAGGTCGTCGTAACTACTACGTAGGGACAACCGGGGTGAATACGTTCGGAACAATGAACTTTACTTCTGACTTTCAGGAGAAAGATATTGTTTTCGGTGGCGATAAAAAACTTGCTAAATTAATCGATGAGATTGAAGTTTTATTCCCTTTAAACAAGGGTATTTCTATTCAATCAGAATGCCCAATCGGTTTGATTGGTGATGATATTGAAGCGGTTGCCAAACAAAAGAAAAAAGAGCACGGTAAAACGGTTGTTCCAGTCCGTTGTGAAGGTTTCCGTGGGGTATCACAATCACTTGGTCACCATATTGCTAATGATGCAATTCGTGACTGGGTTTTAGAAAACCGAGATGGTGATGAAAGCTTTGCAACGACACCTTACGATATCGCTGTTATTGGCGATTACAATATTGGTGGTGATGCATGGGCTTCGCGTACCATTTTAGAAGAAATGGGACTACGTGTGGTCGCACAATGGTCTGGTGACGGTACCATTGCTGAAATTGAAAAAACACCTAAGGTTAAATTGAACCTGATCCATTGTTATCGTTCGATGAACTACATCGCGCGTCATATGGAAGAAAAATACAACATTCCCTGGATTGAATATAACTTTTTTGGTCCAACTAAAATTGCTGAATCATTACGTGCAATTGCAGCGCACTTTGATGACACCATCAAAGAAGGTGCTGAAAAAGTCATTAAGCGTTATGAGTCTGAGTATGAAGCCGTTATCGCTAAATACAAACCACGTTTACAAGGCAAACGTGTGATGTTGTATATCGGTGGACTACGCCCTCGTCATGTGATCGGTGCTTATGAAGACCTTGGCATGGAAGTAGTTGGAACAGGTTATGAGTTTGGTCATGGTGATGATTACGATCGTACTATTAAAGAAATGGGTAATGCTACGCTTTTATATGACGATGTAACAGGTTTTGAGTTTGAAGAATTCGTTAAGAAAGTGCAGCCTGATTTGGTGGGTTCTGGTGTTAAAGAAAAATACATCTTCCAAAAAATGGGTGTGCCATTCCGTCAAATGCACTCCTGGGATTATTCAGGTCCTTACCATGGTTATGATGGTTTTGCTATCTTTGCCCGTGATATGGATATGACCATTAATAACCCATGCTGGAGCAATGTTATAGCGCCTTGGCATAAAAAAGCGGCTAGTGATGAAGCAGTGATTGCAGCCAGCGCCTGA
- a CDS encoding DUF6129 family protein, with translation MISQETLAQISQKIIATGIDESIITLLRSEYSPVHFTYCSDDDIPNNDPVLEHEHFNLYLIDGHDHCMCLTNNFESATGVVVAEIYSD, from the coding sequence ATGATCAGTCAAGAAACACTCGCTCAAATCTCGCAAAAAATAATAGCTACTGGTATTGATGAAAGTATTATTACATTACTGCGCAGCGAATATTCTCCAGTACATTTTACGTATTGTAGTGATGATGATATTCCTAATAATGATCCCGTTTTAGAGCATGAGCACTTTAATCTTTATCTTATCGATGGTCATGATCATTGTATGTGCCTAACGAACAATTTTGAAAGCGCTACAGGTGTAGTCGTCGCAGAAATATATTCTGATTGA
- the nifT gene encoding putative nitrogen fixation protein NifT, giving the protein MPSIMLRMREDGKLLFYVAKKDLEETVESIEFDTPDKWGGEVVLGDDSRYYFEPMSPPPKIPITLRAKRVD; this is encoded by the coding sequence ATGCCCAGTATTATGCTGAGAATGAGAGAAGATGGGAAACTACTTTTCTATGTTGCAAAAAAAGATTTAGAAGAAACGGTTGAGTCAATTGAGTTTGATACACCCGATAAATGGGGCGGGGAAGTGGTTTTAGGCGATGATTCTCGCTATTATTTCGAGCCCATGAGTCCTCCGCCAAAGATTCCAATTACGTTACGCGCTAAGCGTGTAGATTAA
- the nifH gene encoding nitrogenase iron protein has translation MALRQCAIYGKGGIGKSTTTQNLVAAIAEQGKKVMIVGCDPKADSTRLILHSKAQTTIMSLAAEAGSVEDLELEDVLKAGYGGIKCVESGGPEPGVGCAGRGVITAINFLEEEGAYDDELDFVFYDVLGDVVCGGFAMPIRENKAQEIYIVCSGEMMAMYAANNIAKGIVKYATSGSVRLAGLICNSRNTAREDELIMELASKMNTTMIHFVPRDNIVQRAEIRRMTVIEYDTTANQADEYRALANKIINNTDFRIPTPITMDELEDLLMNFGLMDEEDESIVGLTAAAEA, from the coding sequence ATGGCGTTACGTCAATGTGCAATATACGGTAAAGGTGGTATAGGTAAATCAACAACAACTCAAAACCTGGTTGCAGCGATTGCTGAACAAGGTAAAAAAGTAATGATTGTTGGTTGCGATCCTAAAGCGGATTCTACACGTTTAATTTTACATTCAAAAGCCCAAACTACTATTATGAGTTTGGCTGCTGAAGCGGGTAGTGTTGAAGATTTAGAATTAGAAGATGTATTGAAAGCGGGTTACGGCGGCATCAAATGTGTTGAATCAGGTGGTCCTGAGCCAGGCGTTGGTTGTGCGGGTCGTGGTGTTATCACTGCTATTAACTTTCTTGAAGAGGAAGGCGCTTATGATGATGAACTTGATTTTGTATTTTATGATGTTCTTGGTGACGTTGTTTGTGGTGGTTTTGCCATGCCAATCCGTGAAAACAAGGCGCAAGAGATTTATATTGTTTGTTCAGGCGAAATGATGGCGATGTATGCGGCGAACAATATTGCTAAAGGTATCGTGAAATATGCGACCTCAGGTAGTGTTCGTTTAGCGGGTTTGATTTGTAACTCACGTAATACAGCGCGTGAAGATGAATTGATCATGGAATTAGCAAGCAAAATGAATACCACTATGATTCATTTCGTACCGCGTGACAATATCGTGCAGCGTGCTGAAATTCGTCGTATGACGGTTATTGAATATGATACGACTGCAAATCAAGCAGATGAGTATCGTGCTTTAGCTAATAAAATCATCAACAACACTGACTTCAGAATTCCTACGCCTATTACTATGGATGAATTAGAAGACTTGTTAATGAACTTCGGTTTAATGGACGAAGAAGATGAGTCTATCGTAGGTTTAACTGCGGCTGCGGAAGCTTAA
- the nifK gene encoding nitrogenase molybdenum-iron protein subunit beta, which translates to MSQDVENIKASYPLFRNDEYKANLKNKQDTYEEKHPTEKIDEVFQWTTTKEYQEVNFNREALTVNPAKACQPLGAVLCALGFEKTMPYVHGSQGCVAYFRTYFNRHFKEPISCVSDSMTEDAAVFGGQKNMMDGLENAKALYKPDMIAVSTTCMAEVIGDDLNAFINNAKKDGYVEQEYPTPFAHTPSFVGSHTTGWDNMFEGILNYFTRNYMEDKVVGSNGKINIVPGFETYLGNFRVMHRMMKEMGVDYTLLSDPTEVLDTPADGQFRMYAGGTTMDEVKDAPNAIDTLLLQPWQSDKTRKYVKTMLHQPATPINIPMGLEWTDDFLMTVSELTGKPIPKSLEVERGRFMDMITDSHAWLHGKKFALYGDADYVLGMTKFLLELGAEPTDVLCNHANKRWRKAIEKILADSPYGQNTQVHIGKDLWHFRSLVFTNKPDFMIGNSYGKFIERDTQHKGEEFHVPLIRIGFPIFDRHHLHRMTTLGYEGGMYILTTLVNAVLEQLDKETIGMGTTDYNYDLIR; encoded by the coding sequence ATGAGCCAAGATGTAGAAAATATTAAAGCCAGTTATCCTTTATTCAGAAATGATGAATACAAGGCCAACTTGAAAAATAAACAGGATACTTACGAAGAAAAGCATCCAACGGAAAAAATTGATGAAGTTTTTCAATGGACAACGACAAAAGAATATCAAGAAGTTAACTTTAATCGTGAAGCTTTAACGGTCAACCCGGCTAAAGCTTGTCAACCATTAGGTGCGGTACTTTGTGCCTTAGGGTTTGAAAAAACCATGCCTTATGTACATGGTTCACAAGGTTGTGTCGCTTATTTCCGTACTTACTTTAACCGCCATTTTAAAGAACCCATTTCTTGTGTTTCTGATTCCATGACCGAAGATGCAGCGGTTTTTGGGGGTCAGAAAAATATGATGGATGGTCTTGAAAATGCTAAAGCATTGTACAAGCCTGACATGATTGCGGTATCAACCACGTGTATGGCAGAAGTTATTGGTGATGATTTAAATGCTTTCATCAATAATGCTAAAAAAGATGGCTATGTCGAACAGGAATATCCTACACCTTTTGCGCATACCCCTAGTTTCGTGGGTAGTCATACGACAGGTTGGGATAATATGTTTGAGGGTATCCTGAACTACTTTACCCGCAACTATATGGAAGATAAAGTCGTAGGTTCGAACGGTAAAATTAATATCGTACCGGGTTTTGAAACCTATTTAGGTAACTTCCGCGTTATGCACCGCATGATGAAAGAAATGGGTGTCGATTACACGCTGCTAAGTGATCCGACTGAGGTTTTAGATACACCCGCTGATGGTCAGTTCCGCATGTACGCCGGTGGCACGACTATGGATGAAGTAAAAGATGCGCCTAACGCGATTGATACTTTATTACTGCAGCCATGGCAATCGGACAAAACGAGAAAATACGTCAAAACCATGCTGCATCAGCCGGCAACGCCTATCAATATTCCCATGGGATTAGAGTGGACTGATGATTTTCTCATGACGGTTTCTGAATTAACGGGCAAGCCTATTCCAAAATCTTTGGAAGTTGAGCGTGGTCGTTTTATGGACATGATCACCGATTCACATGCCTGGTTACATGGTAAAAAATTCGCGCTTTATGGTGATGCTGACTATGTATTAGGTATGACTAAATTCCTGTTGGAATTAGGTGCAGAGCCCACCGATGTTTTATGTAATCATGCGAATAAACGCTGGAGAAAAGCGATAGAAAAAATCCTGGCAGATTCACCTTATGGACAAAACACTCAAGTGCATATAGGTAAAGATTTATGGCATTTCCGTTCTTTAGTCTTCACCAATAAACCAGACTTTATGATTGGAAACTCCTACGGTAAATTTATTGAGCGAGATACGCAGCATAAAGGTGAAGAGTTCCACGTGCCATTAATCCGTATTGGTTTCCCGATTTTTGATCGGCATCATTTACACCGTATGACCACGTTGGGATATGAAGGTGGTATGTACATCCTGACGACGCTGGTGAATGCAGTACTAGAGCAATTGGATAAAGAAACAATAGGTATGGGTACGACAGATTATAACTACGACCTGATACGTTAA
- a CDS encoding flavodoxin — translation MAKIGIFFGTDTGNTRKIAKEIAKKIGDEAAKPLNINRANLTEMLEYDFLILGLPTLGDGELPGLTAGAESESWEEFLPDLSSEDLTGKTIALYGLGDQVGYPDNFVDALGILYEELEDSGAKFVGAWSTEGYEYQSSRAINDDDEFYGLVLDQENQRDMHEERLTKWVESIKPEFGLA, via the coding sequence ATGGCCAAAATTGGAATTTTCTTCGGAACTGATACTGGAAATACACGTAAAATAGCAAAAGAAATTGCTAAGAAAATAGGCGATGAAGCGGCTAAACCGCTCAACATAAATCGCGCAAATTTAACTGAAATGCTTGAATATGATTTTCTGATTTTAGGTTTGCCAACATTAGGTGATGGTGAATTACCTGGGTTGACCGCGGGTGCAGAATCTGAGAGCTGGGAAGAGTTTTTACCTGATCTAAGTAGTGAAGATTTAACGGGTAAAACCATTGCTCTTTATGGTTTGGGTGATCAAGTGGGCTATCCGGATAATTTTGTTGATGCTTTAGGCATTCTTTATGAAGAACTTGAAGACAGTGGTGCCAAATTTGTGGGTGCATGGTCTACAGAAGGATATGAATACCAAAGTTCTCGTGCAATTAATGATGATGATGAATTTTATGGTCTTGTATTAGATCAGGAAAATCAGAGAGATATGCACGAAGAAAGGTTGACTAAATGGGTTGAGTCAATCAAGCCGGAATTTGGACTTGCTTAA
- a CDS encoding IS982 family transposase, whose translation MLSLTRLFCDVDDFCKTFLPHWEKTQIENGEKKRRKKRCISPSEIITLIVYYHQSGYDTFKWFYLRYLPKNLSKAFPKVPSYNRFIELLPDIIGPLTAFMQTRCGRSEGIAFVDSTPLCVCKNIRIPRHKTFKDVAQRGKSSTGWFYGFKLHIIVDDRGEILSFSITKGNVDDRKPVPKLAKNLIGKLFGDRGYISKKLTELLATDDVELITTLKKNMKPRVIAAFDALLLRKRSIIETINDQLKNIFQLEHSRHRSLTNYMINIVACLVAYSYQEKKPALNLRREDLLPLL comes from the coding sequence ATGCTAAGTTTAACCCGATTATTTTGTGATGTAGATGATTTTTGTAAAACCTTTTTACCCCACTGGGAGAAAACCCAAATAGAAAACGGTGAAAAGAAAAGACGGAAAAAGCGTTGCATTAGCCCCAGTGAAATAATTACTTTGATTGTTTACTATCATCAGTCAGGGTATGACACATTTAAATGGTTTTATTTACGCTACTTGCCCAAAAACTTATCTAAAGCTTTCCCAAAGGTGCCGAGTTATAACCGTTTCATTGAATTATTGCCCGATATTATCGGTCCTTTAACGGCTTTTATGCAAACACGTTGTGGCCGAAGTGAAGGTATTGCATTTGTTGATTCAACACCCCTTTGCGTTTGTAAAAATATTCGTATTCCGCGCCATAAAACTTTCAAAGATGTGGCCCAACGAGGCAAGTCTTCTACGGGCTGGTTCTATGGGTTTAAATTACACATTATTGTGGATGATCGAGGGGAAATACTTTCTTTTTCAATCACGAAAGGGAATGTTGATGACCGTAAACCCGTACCAAAATTGGCTAAAAATCTGATTGGAAAGCTTTTTGGCGATAGAGGATATATTTCTAAAAAACTCACTGAACTTTTAGCAACCGATGATGTTGAGTTAATCACAACTCTCAAGAAAAATATGAAACCACGAGTCATAGCTGCTTTTGATGCACTTTTATTGAGAAAGCGTAGCATTATTGAAACTATCAATGATCAACTTAAAAATATTTTTCAGCTTGAGCACTCTAGACATCGTTCGCTTACGAATTATATGATCAATATTGTTGCTTGTTTAGTTGCTTATTCTTACCAGGAAAAAAAGCCTGCACTCAACTTACGTAGAGAAGATTTATTACCTTTGTTATGA